In Leptolyngbyaceae cyanobacterium, a single window of DNA contains:
- a CDS encoding Uma2 family endonuclease: MNVETVSKSTLPKEKVSPGNNIVMNGIKWETYKALMADVGDGRAWRIAYDEGVLEIRMPLTEHEEPKILIGSFVEAIADELEIEIRQLGALLLEREDLTRAVEPDTCFYIQNELIVRGKKSIELPNDPPPDLVVESDYTSSSLNKFTIYASLGVPELWRYRNESLQVYQLVEGKYEQTDKSLAFSFLPIAEVPGFIEQSISIGQRSAVRLFRERIREILQNREG, translated from the coding sequence ATGAATGTTGAAACAGTTAGTAAATCAACACTTCCAAAAGAAAAAGTTTCTCCTGGCAATAATATTGTGATGAATGGCATTAAATGGGAAACTTATAAAGCATTGATGGCAGATGTCGGTGACGGCAGAGCGTGGAGAATTGCTTATGATGAAGGAGTGTTAGAAATTAGGATGCCACTTACAGAACATGAAGAGCCTAAAATTCTAATCGGAAGTTTCGTTGAAGCTATAGCAGACGAGCTTGAAATTGAAATTAGACAGTTGGGTGCTTTACTCCTAGAACGGGAAGATTTAACTCGTGCTGTCGAACCAGATACTTGTTTTTACATTCAAAATGAATTGATAGTACGAGGTAAAAAAAGCATTGAACTTCCGAACGATCCACCTCCCGATTTAGTAGTTGAATCAGATTATACCAGTTCTTCCTTGAATAAATTCACAATTTATGCTTCTCTGGGAGTACCGGAATTATGGAGATATCGCAACGAAAGTTTGCAAGTTTATCAACTGGTAGAAGGGAAATACGAGCAAACTGATAAAAGTTTGGCTTTTTCATTTTTGCCTATTGCAGAAGTGCCTGGATTTATCGAGCAAAGTATTAGTATTGGACAGCGATCGGCTGTGCGTTTGTTTCGGGAAAGAATTAGGGAAATATTGCAGAATAGGGAGGGATGA